The window TAAtacttattaagttattacGTAAAACGGGCTAGGTAAACTAAACGACTCATATAAGGCAAGATTATATAACATACTGACCAtatcaaaaacaaaaatatttatttaatggaATCCATCGACACAACTATTTCTAATCATCATAAATAACAATACTCTTACAATTAAAGTGCCTAAAATTAAAACCGTAATTAcgcatatacatataaatatactaAGCTACGTTCGACAGAAACACAAAATCCCTGGAGCGATCCTTATTTAATTGGTGTCAGTCtagtttgttgtttgtttgtttgtatgtttgtacaGTGCACTAAACAAGCCCGTTTACTCCTGGCGCTTCTTCTTGGTGAGGAAGTAATGAATGCCGACCGCGACATTCATTCTGAAaccaacaacaaatactaattaCAATTTTGAATCGCaagcaatatttatttatatggtatggtaactagatggcgctgttatatatgtatattgtatatatacCTGTATATCATCAATGAATTTTTGATAAATGCTATTACACAGTATTACAAACACACAGTTAGAGTCCGTTTAAGATATTCCTACAACAATTTTGCATGAAACAGATTATGAAATTGCCCTATAACGGTGCAATATAGTAGTGGCCGGGCAAGGCCTCTGATGCCGCTTTTGGTAGTAGGTAGCTGTATTTATCAATCTTATGTGCTTTTCTAGCATTCGCAAAATACGAGACGCTCTATACTCACAGCATGGCCAACTGCTATTTCTTGGAGGAGGCGAGCGCGATGCCGAGCCCGACGAGGCCGCCGATGGCGATGACGGCGCCGCCCGCCACCGCCATGCCGATCAGCCCCTCCTTCTCCATGCGCTTGTTGATTTGCCGCTGTAGGTAACACAGACCACAACACTTCACAACTACTAATATTAACCACCATACATTAGATTTAAGCGAATTGACACATCaatgaaagaacatgggtcaaaatcatataaagaaaaaacatatatctatttatatacagggtcatttttggaccgttagccatattgtgcgaggtgattaggtaggccatactgaacaactttttctatgggaccaactccgaaatcccaaaatttttttttgccgtttcatatagttcgtttttttagcattagaaataaggtaaacaaacttgatgtgtcttttaattgaaaaacacattttaaaaataagttacgtcaaatatgtaacaattatgaacctaatacgatcatttatattcttcgataagtaatagttattgatttataaaaagcgtttttcaattaaaagatatgtcaagatcgcttctttcaagttcttactaatgctaaaaaaacgaactatagattttggtcgagtggatgtcgacatTTTCTATGAGAAGGCCAAATTTCAAAAGTGACCCTGTGTGTATACtcgtatatacatttttttattctatttataGATTTTTAGTTTCAATTGTGTATCGGACGgcagttaattttactatgaCTATCAGATTGATTCTCTTTGGTATTATAAAACAGACAAGCACAGCCTAAGCTAAGGTTAAATAAAGAAAGGATATTTTTATGGTCCTTTAGCGGGTTGCCTTAGGGATGAGCAGAAGTTGAATATTTAAAGATTCTTCAGGGACAAAGTCTCGAGCAAGAGCCCAGTGTTTTTGCATGCATGGCGTCATCGTCAGCGTCATGCGTGTTTCTTCTCGTATTATGTAAATGAGTTCGTTGATAACAGCTACAATGcatgataaaattgataaaatagtGACATCATCGCATTTATTACGTAACCCTATCGAAGGGCGATTCCAGATAAATCACTCCATTCGAAACTTACTATAGAAGACTATTCATCATTGTCTAaatgataaaataatatttcaagTGTTACAGCAAAATAATATCCTAGCAACATCAACGCTACCGATACCGCACGTTTGTATACCACTCTATAAACATTAATAGTGTTAGGATATGTTCACATATAATTAACggcaatatatatataatagcgACATTATTTTCGTACTTTTTACAGTAATATTAACGCactttctattttatttatttaaataatcaaAAGTATGCACCTTCTTAGAAAAAACAATTATCATACTAAACACACATAAATATGAAGGTAAATAACTTACAGTGCATCTATGCGTAATTGTGTTTATGCGAAAACATCTCTCGTAATTTTTATCGTGCTTGAAGGTCATAATCATAACATTGAATAAATTAGGTAAGTACCAATTTGTAGACACGATGTGAGTCTTATTTCAAAGAGTTAAGGTCTAACAATGGTAAATTGAGTGTGTGGCTTAGTCAGTGGGTTAGTACCTACGTCAATAACATCCTCTTATTCGTGATCAGTGATAACTGACACGTAACCACGCTTTGCAACACACAAAGAAatctaatataatttattaaccaAGATTTAAAAAAAGACAAAATAAAAGACCAACCTCTAACGCCAGCACCTGCTGGTTGGCAGGCTCAATCTCCAAGAAAGCCTTGACGAAGTGCAGCGCCTTGTTGTACTCCTTGATGCGCGCGTTGCCGATGGCCAGGTAGAACAGGTAGTCCCGCTTGCCTTCGGGATGCGAGTTAAACAACTCCTTCAGGAGTAGGATACCCTGGATGTATCAAGTTTGTACAGGTTATGTGCAAGTTTTGgagaatttataattattattgctatctctttatttattatttttaagggCCTATAGTTTTTCACTGCTGGGAACAAGCTTCCTCCCTCAATTTCCGTCCATCTTGGTTTGAGGCCAGTTGTAGAGATATATGTCTATGTCATCCTACCATTGGAGATGGCAGGCCTGCCAgctcttataaaataaataagtaatttatGCCTCAATCCTTGTAATTAATAGTATCCTTTCAACGAATTCCACATTTACGAGACCAACTATAGTATTCATAAAATGCTGAGTGTAAATCTGATTTACTTATACAAGTGTAAGTTGTCATTTGGATAATCTTAATGAAAACTTGCAAGTTATTTCCAGTCTCATGGTCATGTAATTTGGCATACCATTTTGATTTTTCAGAAAGGCCATAATAATAAACTAATTccattaaaaacataattataaaacaTGTCATGTAAGCCTTttgttttaggatttttttacaACTCCCACTTTGGCATGGCatggtaaatattatttttcttttttgcatAAGCTTTGTAAACCTCTGTGACCTCCTAAACGATAATACACAACCCATAGGTTTAAAAACACTGTTTTAAGGTTTCAGTCAATAAGAAACTCATTTTAAGTTTTgccatttaaataataatttaaataggGACAAAGATATATATTGAATCCAAAGTCCAATATAATTGGAACAATCAatatattgaaattgaaaacaATAGTTTGTCTTATCATCAGTTCCCACAGTTTAGATAAGGCGTTACACGAATGACAAGTGCTCACAAGCCCTGTAGAGGACACAACAAGAATTGAAAGAATCAATGTTAAGGATAAAACCATTGGTCATTCATATGATTTATACAAAGTATCTATACTAATATACCTCATGTAACCTTGAAAAAATTTTATAGCGTCACACATAAGTATATTAACCTTCGAATCACGCGATTTGTGAAGAAGCGTTCTAATAATTTAGGTGACGCACCTTCTTGATGTCTGTGGGGTAACGGCTCCGCACCAGGCACCACGCGTACTCGAACTGCGCCTTGTGCGTGACGCGGCCCTGGTGCAGCTGCTCGTGGAACACTTTCTCGAACTTCTGCACAAACACAACAACTCAACACAATGCACCTGTGACTCACGCAAATATTGCACAAAAACAATCATTACTTGCAAATCTTCCGAGGAAACCACCTCATCCAGAACGTCTTCCATTGTAAGCGAGTGTTTTAGTTTACGATTATAAAACGATTTTATGAGATATCTACGGAGAAAATAACAATATCATTATTTTTGCGTTTATCAGTCGAAAAATCTGACGGTCGGTAGTGAGTGAGTATTTGTCAATTTTTTGACAGATCGTTTTTTTTTGATGATCTGTTTATTCGAATACTAGTATTTTTGCCACAGCTATATGTAGCATTCCGCGTTGCGTAAACACTCTATTTTGTTTACGCAacgcgaaaagagaagagtcgtgaaatgatCCAATACATTTCACTTCCCTTTccattatgttatgttatgttatgtttttatttactgacaaatttggtttgaccatctataacgTACATATATATACTTCAACACATAGAAAACAAAATAAGCGACGGCGACCTTAAAGGTGCCGCCCGCCTCCTTTTCTCTAGCGACGTGCTATCGCCGGATACCCCCGACACTCTTCTGGCCctacagacaaaacatccccCAGGTCCCACCACCCCGCACTTCTTGGACCCACCAACGGCAAGCCAAGCCTGCCTACAAATAAAAAACAGAGACGTAATTGTGGGTATCTTGTCATTCAAAATCGGTTCTGCTGCAGGCTTGGACGGACTCTCACCCCAACATTTAAAAGACCTCACTTCCCATTCCGTGGGCGACGCTGGTGAGCGTCTCGTCGAATCCCTTACTAAATTGATCAACCTCATGTACACAGGCAACGTGAACCCAGAAATAGTCCCGATCCTATATGGGGCAAATCTCATCGCACTCACCAAAAAGGACGGAGGGGTGAGACCGATTGCCGTTGGCTCTACTTTAAGACGTCTCGCCTCCAAAATTGCAGTCAGGTATATCATTTCCAAATTAAAACCACTTTTCGAACCTGTTCAGCTCGGTTTCGGTATAAAAGGAGGTTGTGAGGCAGCCGTCCATGCCTTACGTACTTACCTCTCAAATTCACCCTGTGATGTGCTGGTCAAAATTGATGTTCGGAACGCCTTTAACTCAGTAAACAGGGACACCTTGCTGACTGAAATAAAGAACAATATTCCCGAAATCTACAACTATCTCCTGCATTGTTATGCTGACCCTACAAATTTGATATACCATGAAAATGTTTTATCTTCTGAAGTCGGTTGTCAGCAAGGTGATCCTCTCGGGCCGGCAATATTCAGTTTGGCCATTAACCCAATtattcaaaatttaaaatcaaaatttaacgTCTGGTACTTAGACGACGGAACCCTGGGAGGCGACATCGAATCAGTACTGTCAGATCTCTCaactataaaatcaaaatttgaAACAATTGGTCTAGAATTGAACTATAGCAAGTGTGAACTTTTTATTAACAATACCTCTTTAAATTTTTCGGGTATAAAACCAAAATTTGATGTTCTTACACctaacattaaaataatagaCAAAGACTCTCTCTGCCTCCTTGGGTCTCCTATCTTTGAAGAATCCTACTCAAAATTCACATGCGATACTACCTCTAAATTTGAAACTTATGAAAGTCGTCTTCTCGAAATTAGTCCGCATTTCGCTTTAACTATTATCAAATTCTGCCTTTTTGTACCAAAATTAATGTATGTACTTCGCTGCTGCCCTTTTACAAAATTTCAAAATTTATTAACTCCTTTGGACGACTTGATAAAAACTAATTTGGAATCAATTTTGAATCTGCAGTTCAGCGAAGAGTCTTGGACCCAGGCATCCCTTCCCATTCGCCACGGTGGGTTAGGGATCCGCAAAATTTCAAGTGTGTCTACACCGGCGTTTTTATCTTCCGTTCATAGTTCAGCAACTCTCATAGGTAAAATCCTGAGGTCCTGTCCTCCAAACTATGAGATTACTGGCTTAACGGAGTCTAAAAACGCCTGGTCCATCGCCTGCCCGGGTAAGGATTTTCCCGAAAATCTAAATTCGCAAAGGGCCTGGGACGACATACAATGCAAAATTACTTATGACTGTCTTTTAAGCCGCAGTACAGGTTCTGCACGCGCCAGACTGCTAGCAGCCGGTTCCAGGGAGTCCGGTGCCTGGCTGCACGCCTTCCCGTCGGTGCATACCGGCACTTTCCTGGAGCCGCACACTCTGCGCGTTGCGGCCTGCCTGCGACTCGGCGTCCGGGTCTGTGCTCCACATAGGTGCCCCTGCGGCACTGACGTCGACGCCTTCGGACACCACGGGCTCTCCTGCCAAAAGAGCGCCGGCCGCTTCTCTAGACACGCCGCGCTTAACGATATTCTCCGCCGGTCTCTTACCAGCATCAACGTACCGGCTCTTCTCGAGCCTCCTGGTATTATACGAGACGATGGTAAGAGACCAGACGGAATGTCACTAATTCCGTGGAAGATGGGTCGGGTGCTGGTGTGGGACGCCACCTGTGTGGACACCCTAGCCCCGTCTCATCTCCACGGCACTACTGGAAAAGCCGGCGCGGCAGCAGAGGCggccgaaaaattaaaaaagaccaaATATAGGGGTCTCGGCCCCGAATACAATTTCGTACCTTTTGGTGtcgagacccttggcccgtggggtccgaACGCGTCTAGCCTTTTTAAGGACCTATCAAAAAGATTAGCTGACGCCACTGGTGACCGTAgatctggcagcttcctcgcgcaaagaataagtattgcgatacagcgaggaaatgctgccagcatctacggcaccatgccgcaggtggatattttataatcttttattttaagtttagttttatttatttttagatatagtttaagttttgtaggttagttatttaattatgttttttttaagtatgtatataatattaagtacgtatgcactaataaatattatacttcATTGTTTAACCTAGctaaacttttttatttaatttctgaaCTGATAAGGACTGTCATTCAATAATGTCAAAACTGTCAAACGAAAAGTGCTTTTACGTACGGCAGTTTAATATTCCATTGTCCGGCTAAAGGTAATATTTGGAATAGCCTTTTGTTGGCACACAAAAGCCCATTGTTCCTCGTCCAGTAGGCAGCGGGCTACGATGCAAAGTGTCATCAACACGGTGAAGGGAACCGCCCTGGGCGTCGCGGGGTACCTCACTCCCGTCCTGAAGGTGGGTTTATCTCACGTACTGCTGTTGACTTCCCGTGACCGAGACGGTATCAATATGTAAATTAACTTGATTAATTAGAATGTAAACAACGCTGCGCAGGCCATGGTTCTAGCGTTTAAGGTCGCATTTGCTTTGTGACACGCTATTTATGTGACATTTATCAATATTTAATGTTACATTGATTACTTAACTAATTTTAAATCCTTATCCTTCTAACTACTTTTATGCACCCTTTCACTGTACGTACGTAGGTTTACTGTTAGTGCAAAATTCACATTACTAATTTCTCCAATAGGAATCAAAGTTCCAAGAGACTGGTGTGCTAACCCCAGAAGAGTTTGTGGCAGCGGGAGACCACCTGGTGCACCACTGCCCGACGTGGCAGTGGGCCAAGGGCGAGGAGTCCAAGATCCGCAACTACCTGCCCACTGACAAGCAGTTCTTGGTCACCAGGAATGTGCCTTGTTACAGGAGGTGTAAACAGGTAAACGGCTTAGCATTTACGGTTGGGATCTGTACTTATTGTCTGAGAACAATTTTCATCTATGCTATTGCTTAAACAGTGCAAAAAGGCCACAATCAAACCAATGACAATCCAAATTTACACTTATAGCAAATATAATTCTTTATGGGCTAACTatcagaaataataataaaaaatatggaaATATTGCAGATGTTTGCCGAATATTTGCTATAATTGAACTTCAGCTGAGAGTAGAACTGTGGTATCTgtaatttataatgtatatgTGTGTCtgtatataattaaaatatataaattgtagATAGAGTACTGTGAAGATAAAGAGAAGGTGATAGAGGATGACCAGGATGGAGGAGGCTGGGTGGACACTCACCATTATGACACGGCCGGCTCACCCACAGTTGAGGAGAAGGTTTGTACACATAAGGCTTTGATTGTACGGGTGTGGGTGCTCATGCTCATTATAGATATATCTTGTTCTTCATTGTGTTAGCCCGGGGCTATATA is drawn from Cydia fagiglandana chromosome 4, ilCydFagi1.1, whole genome shotgun sequence and contains these coding sequences:
- the LOC134664070 gene encoding mitochondrial fission 1 protein, yielding MEDVLDEVVSSEDLQKFEKVFHEQLHQGRVTHKAQFEYAWCLVRSRYPTDIKKGILLLKELFNSHPEGKRDYLFYLAIGNARIKEYNKALHFVKAFLEIEPANQQVLALERQINKRMEKEGLIGMAVAGGAVIAIGGLVGLGIALASSKK